From Nicotiana tabacum cultivar K326 chromosome 22, ASM71507v2, whole genome shotgun sequence, one genomic window encodes:
- the LOC142176325 gene encoding uncharacterized protein LOC142176325 has product MVDSIWCYNYSSSTTTDMIIMQLCECTTHSCVMKIGLSNSKIKFSSCITYLNIGRLRQCRSFSKWLQPLSSPQVYVTVCSNYNLSAITTTVTGKVLSSSSIKNAPGLYWFITDDCTQNHTNGSWKLNYIILKSINMTTKSYKNNCTTDPIYLGTTEPMYLVVWKILHGCVQSSYLSVVLTWYQAYSRGGLMKYNNDIPTRLNLQHYIVAELFLLTCLLIFAGGRYRFKLLLLRQNFLRNIKLESSRSCWSPQSTLHHIYQNTQEPGGRIFPTNLFATFCRLQIQVQFFNADAWYGSILHLTTIIEHLRIHLQRTFPQKNHVTLQQQVPEYIMVLPVPVSIGNIAIGIQQHIYISVH; this is encoded by the coding sequence ATGGTTGATTCAATATGGTGCTACAATTACAGCAGCAGCACAACAACTGACATGATAATTATGCAGCTTTGTGAATGCACAACTCATTCTTGTGTTATGAAGATTGGACTGTCCAATTCAAAGATAAAGTTTTCTAGTTGCATAACATACCTTAATATTGGAAGATTAAGGCAGTGTCGGAGCTTCTCCAAATGGCTACAACCTTTAAGCTCACCACAGGTTTATGTCACTGTTTGTAGCAACTATAATCTTTCAGCTATTACTACAACAGTAACTGGAAAGGTACTATCCAGCAGTTCAATCAAGAATGCACCAGGGCTTTACTGGTTTATTACAGATGATTGTACACAAAATCATACCAATGGATCTTGGAAACTAAATTATATCATCCTTAAGTCCATCAACATGACAACCAAGTCATACAAGAACAACTGTACTACTGATCCAATATATCTTGGCACTACTGAGCCAATGTATCTTGTGGTTTGGAAGATACTACATGGTTGTGTGCAATCTAGTTACTTATCCGTGGTATTAACATGGTATCAAGCTTATTCGAGGGGTGGTTTGATGAAATACAACAATGACATACCAACAAGACTGAACCTACAGCATTACATAGTAGCAGAACTTTTCCTACTAACTTGTTTGCTAATTTTTGCAGGTGGCAGATATAGATTCAAATTATTACTGCTTCGACAAAACTTCCTCAGAAACATCAAACTGGAGTCGAGCAGGAGTTGTTGGAGTCCACAATCTACCCTTCATCACATCTACCAGAACACACAAGAACCTGGGGGAAGAATCTTTCCTACTAACCTTTTTGCTACATTTTGCAGGTTACAAATACAGGTTCAGTTTTTTAATGCAGATGCATGGTATGGATCCATTTTACATCTCACAACTATAATTGAGCATCTCAGAATACATCTACAGAGGACATTTCCACAGAAAAATCATGTTACACTCCAGCAGCAGGTTCCAGAATATATCATGGTTCTTCCTGTACCAGTTTCAATTGGAAACATAGCAATTGGGATTCAGCAGCACATATACATAAGTGTTCATTGA